A window from Salarias fasciatus chromosome 11, fSalaFa1.1, whole genome shotgun sequence encodes these proteins:
- the pbxip1b gene encoding pre-B-cell leukemia homeobox interacting protein 1b isoform X4: MSGGNSWTILTSEETVAETLKPLTGGADQHEESQTSAADCGEAARPANGAESADALHVDDYLVSEEKPAALNGDSTDQHTTVTDSPVPSCIEVSARLVHCDDEVGDTQVPSDDQAQFSPDPDSFSDSYTHVTPSADEPPASPLSTETLGSAEFSQEEDKLSLEATLHPLNGEKLHQDEEESDSYLRTTDLGKQAEPAADSEAADEKTGEEDEPEVRKRRSLLAALEQIGQREEDEVEEEFQLPQREDGSGFSVNKCILGAVILLGLGTIFFSGVFMDLDEESDYTRELNEAAAAGKQEWLNPEVPPDPVGADSSALLNKLAEGTEQISVLQAQLQAQKDELKVAMGQAAEGAKERLRWEEVEKENTAPQTEPDPVELATAPPGGQPEDSKPETAGSEGRRDRKQWDERKEKKKDPKRDKHDTGEVKDWKERDKSVWKEGEKREHKDGGKTERKKVIREFDKDGQHRKHGEETKHWKEKDWKKDKDGRGDEGKSWKNRDGKKEWREKSEGKEWKDEKDRKKVKSEKVKEGKQWRGKGEDKDWRSGEKQRSKEEWKKTKDGYKEGRKDKEWKNKNDKDQGKEGRGRGERKQWEGSTERSGKEERKRLKEQEWKSKNGKHEKEWKRKDKRVEEEDWKKEKKHGGGGTKDKSKKNRVVDDHGHLYGERKPSHSHRKPSVGEAEYWVQQKDRLHHDPKPPQQCDSVEACAQRERLRPVPLAEFEAVLQTYLAKAQEAGVDRSKMEELQKLTPDFFRDGVFVHDKISFQDFVEDVGDILEDMVEVDEDGDEEDSAIEEEMEGFEQEVMKTFSVAGDKERRSKGEWRKESVPGRG; this comes from the exons ATGTCTGGGGGCAACAGCTGGACCATCCTCACTTCTGAG GAGACTGTTGCTGAAACCCTGAAGCCTTTGACAGGGGGGGCGGACCAGCATGAAGAAAGCCAAACATCTGCAGCAG ATTGTGGGGAGGCCGCCCGGCCTGCTAACGGCGCTGAGTCTGCAGACGCTCTACATGTGGACGACTACCTT GTATCAGAGGAAAAACCAGCAGCGCTGAATGGAGACAGCACAGATCAACACACCACGGTCACCGACAGCCCCGTTCCGTCCTGTATTGAAGTGTCTGCCCGCCTGGTCCATTGTGACGATGAAGTCGGCGACACACAGGTCCCGTCTGACGACCAGGCCCAGTTCAGCCCCGACCCCGACTCGTTCTCCGACTCCTACACCCACGTCACCCCCTCCGCCGACGAGCCCCCGGCCTCGCCGCTCAGCACAGAGACTCTTGGAAGTGCAGAATTCTCCCAGGAGGAGGATAAACTCTCTCTGGAGGCAACGCTGCATCCGCTTAACGGGGAGAAGCTGCACCAAGACGAGGAGGAGTCAGACTCTTATTTAAGGACAACCGACTTAGGAAAACAGGCAG AACCCGCTGCAGACTCGGAGGCGGCGGATGAGAAGACGGGAGAGGAGGACGAGCCAGAGGTGAGGAAGCGAAGGTCTCTGTTAGCAGCTCTGGAGCAGATCGGACAGCGAGAGGAGGACGAGGTCGAGGAAGAGTTTCAGCTGCCGCAGCGAGAGGACGGCAGCGGCTTCTCTGTCAATAAATGCATCCTGGGCGCCGTGATCCTTCTGGGCCTGGGCACCATCTTTTTCTCAG GTGTCTTCATGGACCTGGATGAGG AGAGCGACTATACCAGGGAGCTGAACGAGGCCGCGGCGGCAGGAAAGCAG GAATGGCTTAATCCCGAGGTTCCTCCAGACCCAGTAGGTGCTGACAGTTCAGCGCTCCTAAATAAGTTAGCCGAAGGGACTGAGCAGATTTCTGTGCTTCAAGCCCAACTTCAG GCCCAGAAAGATGAGCTAAAAGTAGCCATGGGACAAGCAGCAGAGGGAGCGAAGGAGCGGCTGCgctgggaggaggtggagaaggaaaACA cagccccTCAAACAGAGCCCGATCCTGTGGAGCTGGCCACAGCCCCCCCTGGTGGCCAGCCAGAGGACAGCAAGCCTGAAACAGCTGGATCTGAGGGGAGACGGGATAGGAAGCAATGGGATGAAcggaaggagaagaaaaaagatccGAAGAGGGACAAACATGACACCGGTGAAGTGAAGGATtggaaagagagagataaaTCTGTTTggaaggaaggagagaagagGGAGCACAAAGACGGAGGAAAAACGGAGCGTAAGAAAGTAATACGCGAGTTCGACAAGGATGGTCAGCACAGGAAGCACGGTGAAGAGACGAAACACTGGAAGGAGAAGGACTGGAAGAAAGACAAGGATGGACGAGGGGATGAAGGAAAGTCCTGGAAGAACAGAGATGGGAAGAAAGAGTGGCGAGAGAAGAGTGAGGGCAAAGAATGGAAGGatgaaaaagacaggaaaaaggTGAAGTCTGAGAAAGTGAAGGAGGGAAAACAGTGGCGAGGGAAAGGAGAGGACAAAGACTGGAGGAgtggagagaagcagaggagcaAGGAGGAGTGGAAGAAAACTAAAGATGGCTACAAGGAGGGAAGGAAAGATAAGGAgtggaagaataaaaatgacaaagatcAGGggaaagaaggaagaggaaggggtGAGCGAAAGCAGTGGGAAGGAAGCACAGAAAGGTCAGgtaaggaggagaggaagcgcCTGAAAGAGCAGGAGTGGAAGAGCAAGAATGGAAAACATGAGAAGGAGTGGAAGAGGAAAGACAAGAGGGTTGAAGAAGAGGactggaagaaagagaagaagcacGGCGGAGGAGGGACGAAAGACAAATCGAAGAAGAACCGGGTCGTCGATGATCACGGGCATCTCTACGGAGAGCGCAAGCCGTCCCACTCGCACCGCAAGCCCTCGGTGGGCGAGGCCGAGTACTGGGTGCAGCAGAAGGACCGCCTCCACCACGACCCCAAGCCGCCGCAGCAGTGCGACTCGGTGGAGGCCTGCGCCCAGCGGGAGCGTCTGCGCCCCGTCCCCCTCGCCGAGTTCGAAGCCGTCCTCCAGACCTACCTGGCCAAGGCCCAGGAGGCCGGAGTGGACCGGTCCaagatggaggagctgcagaaactcaCCCCCGACTTCTTCCGGGACGGCGTCTTCGTTCACGACAAGATCAGCTTTCAGGACTTTGTGGAGGACGTCGGGGACATCCTGGAAGACATGGTGGAGGTGGACGAGGACGGCGACGAGGAGGACAGCGCCAtcgaggaggagatggaggggtTTGAACAGGAAGTCATGAAGACGTTTTCAGTGGCCGGAGACAAAGAGAGGCGGAGCAAAGGggagtggaggaaggagagcgTCCCGGGACGCGGCTGA
- the pbxip1b gene encoding pre-B-cell leukemia homeobox interacting protein 1b isoform X1 — MSGGNSWTILTSEETVAETLKPLTGGADQHEESQTSAADCGEAARPANGAESADALHVDDYLVSEEKPAALNGDSTDQHTTVTDSPVPSCIEVSARLVHCDDEVGDTQVPSDDQAQFSPDPDSFSDSYTHVTPSADEPPASPLSTETLGSAEFSQEEDKLSLEATLHPLNGEKLHQDEEESDSYLRTTDLGKQAEPAADSEAADEKTGEEDEPEVRKRRSLLAALEQIGQREEDEVEEEFQLPQREDGSGFSVNKCILGAVILLGLGTIFFSGVFMDLDEESDYTRELNEAAAAGKQEWLNPEVPPDPVGADSSALLNKLAEGTEQISVLQAQLQAQKDELKVAMGQAAEGAKERLRWEEVEKENSRLKTEVASLPVLLKENERMKKELESIPALQKEVETLRSTVTELKLSSAAPQTEPDPVELATAPPGGQPEDSKPETAGSEGRRDRKQWDERKEKKKDPKRDKHDTGEVKDWKERDKSVWKEGEKREHKDGGKTERKKVIREFDKDGQHRKHGEETKHWKEKDWKKDKDGRGDEGKSWKNRDGKKEWREKSEGKEWKDEKDRKKVKSEKVKEGKQWRGKGEDKDWRSGEKQRSKEEWKKTKDGYKEGRKDKEWKNKNDKDQGKEGRGRGERKQWEGSTERSGKEERKRLKEQEWKSKNGKHEKEWKRKDKRVEEEDWKKEKKHGGGGTKDKSKKNRVVDDHGHLYGERKPSHSHRKPSVGEAEYWVQQKDRLHHDPKPPQQCDSVEACAQRERLRPVPLAEFEAVLQTYLAKAQEAGVDRSKMEELQKLTPDFFRDGVFVHDKISFQDFVEDVGDILEDMVEVDEDGDEEDSAIEEEMEGFEQEVMKTFSVAGDKERRSKGEWRKESVPGRG, encoded by the exons ATGTCTGGGGGCAACAGCTGGACCATCCTCACTTCTGAG GAGACTGTTGCTGAAACCCTGAAGCCTTTGACAGGGGGGGCGGACCAGCATGAAGAAAGCCAAACATCTGCAGCAG ATTGTGGGGAGGCCGCCCGGCCTGCTAACGGCGCTGAGTCTGCAGACGCTCTACATGTGGACGACTACCTT GTATCAGAGGAAAAACCAGCAGCGCTGAATGGAGACAGCACAGATCAACACACCACGGTCACCGACAGCCCCGTTCCGTCCTGTATTGAAGTGTCTGCCCGCCTGGTCCATTGTGACGATGAAGTCGGCGACACACAGGTCCCGTCTGACGACCAGGCCCAGTTCAGCCCCGACCCCGACTCGTTCTCCGACTCCTACACCCACGTCACCCCCTCCGCCGACGAGCCCCCGGCCTCGCCGCTCAGCACAGAGACTCTTGGAAGTGCAGAATTCTCCCAGGAGGAGGATAAACTCTCTCTGGAGGCAACGCTGCATCCGCTTAACGGGGAGAAGCTGCACCAAGACGAGGAGGAGTCAGACTCTTATTTAAGGACAACCGACTTAGGAAAACAGGCAG AACCCGCTGCAGACTCGGAGGCGGCGGATGAGAAGACGGGAGAGGAGGACGAGCCAGAGGTGAGGAAGCGAAGGTCTCTGTTAGCAGCTCTGGAGCAGATCGGACAGCGAGAGGAGGACGAGGTCGAGGAAGAGTTTCAGCTGCCGCAGCGAGAGGACGGCAGCGGCTTCTCTGTCAATAAATGCATCCTGGGCGCCGTGATCCTTCTGGGCCTGGGCACCATCTTTTTCTCAG GTGTCTTCATGGACCTGGATGAGG AGAGCGACTATACCAGGGAGCTGAACGAGGCCGCGGCGGCAGGAAAGCAG GAATGGCTTAATCCCGAGGTTCCTCCAGACCCAGTAGGTGCTGACAGTTCAGCGCTCCTAAATAAGTTAGCCGAAGGGACTGAGCAGATTTCTGTGCTTCAAGCCCAACTTCAG GCCCAGAAAGATGAGCTAAAAGTAGCCATGGGACAAGCAGCAGAGGGAGCGAAGGAGCGGCTGCgctgggaggaggtggagaaggaaaACAGTAGGTTGAAGACAGAGGTGGCTTCTCTCCCTGTCCTTCTGaaagagaacgagaggatgaagaaggagctggagtCTATCCCGGCCCTACAGAAAGAAGTAGAAACTCTGAGATCCACTGTGACTGAATTAAAACTTTCTTCAG cagccccTCAAACAGAGCCCGATCCTGTGGAGCTGGCCACAGCCCCCCCTGGTGGCCAGCCAGAGGACAGCAAGCCTGAAACAGCTGGATCTGAGGGGAGACGGGATAGGAAGCAATGGGATGAAcggaaggagaagaaaaaagatccGAAGAGGGACAAACATGACACCGGTGAAGTGAAGGATtggaaagagagagataaaTCTGTTTggaaggaaggagagaagagGGAGCACAAAGACGGAGGAAAAACGGAGCGTAAGAAAGTAATACGCGAGTTCGACAAGGATGGTCAGCACAGGAAGCACGGTGAAGAGACGAAACACTGGAAGGAGAAGGACTGGAAGAAAGACAAGGATGGACGAGGGGATGAAGGAAAGTCCTGGAAGAACAGAGATGGGAAGAAAGAGTGGCGAGAGAAGAGTGAGGGCAAAGAATGGAAGGatgaaaaagacaggaaaaaggTGAAGTCTGAGAAAGTGAAGGAGGGAAAACAGTGGCGAGGGAAAGGAGAGGACAAAGACTGGAGGAgtggagagaagcagaggagcaAGGAGGAGTGGAAGAAAACTAAAGATGGCTACAAGGAGGGAAGGAAAGATAAGGAgtggaagaataaaaatgacaaagatcAGGggaaagaaggaagaggaaggggtGAGCGAAAGCAGTGGGAAGGAAGCACAGAAAGGTCAGgtaaggaggagaggaagcgcCTGAAAGAGCAGGAGTGGAAGAGCAAGAATGGAAAACATGAGAAGGAGTGGAAGAGGAAAGACAAGAGGGTTGAAGAAGAGGactggaagaaagagaagaagcacGGCGGAGGAGGGACGAAAGACAAATCGAAGAAGAACCGGGTCGTCGATGATCACGGGCATCTCTACGGAGAGCGCAAGCCGTCCCACTCGCACCGCAAGCCCTCGGTGGGCGAGGCCGAGTACTGGGTGCAGCAGAAGGACCGCCTCCACCACGACCCCAAGCCGCCGCAGCAGTGCGACTCGGTGGAGGCCTGCGCCCAGCGGGAGCGTCTGCGCCCCGTCCCCCTCGCCGAGTTCGAAGCCGTCCTCCAGACCTACCTGGCCAAGGCCCAGGAGGCCGGAGTGGACCGGTCCaagatggaggagctgcagaaactcaCCCCCGACTTCTTCCGGGACGGCGTCTTCGTTCACGACAAGATCAGCTTTCAGGACTTTGTGGAGGACGTCGGGGACATCCTGGAAGACATGGTGGAGGTGGACGAGGACGGCGACGAGGAGGACAGCGCCAtcgaggaggagatggaggggtTTGAACAGGAAGTCATGAAGACGTTTTCAGTGGCCGGAGACAAAGAGAGGCGGAGCAAAGGggagtggaggaaggagagcgTCCCGGGACGCGGCTGA
- the pbxip1b gene encoding pre-B-cell leukemia homeobox interacting protein 1b isoform X3 — translation MSGGNSWTILTSEETVAETLKPLTGGADQHEESQTSAADCGEAARPANGAESADALHVDDYLVSEEKPAALNGDSTDQHTTVTDSPVPSCIEVSARLVHCDDEVGDTQVPSDDQAQFSPDPDSFSDSYTHVTPSADEPPASPLSTETLGSAEFSQEEDKLSLEATLHPLNGEKLHQDEEESDSYLRTTDLGKQAEPAADSEAADEKTGEEDEPEVRKRRSLLAALEQIGQREEDEVEEEFQLPQREDGSGFSVNKCILGAVILLGLGTIFFSESDYTRELNEAAAAGKQEWLNPEVPPDPVGADSSALLNKLAEGTEQISVLQAQLQAQKDELKVAMGQAAEGAKERLRWEEVEKENSRLKTEVASLPVLLKENERMKKELESIPALQKEVETLRSTVTELKLSSAAPQTEPDPVELATAPPGGQPEDSKPETAGSEGRRDRKQWDERKEKKKDPKRDKHDTGEVKDWKERDKSVWKEGEKREHKDGGKTERKKVIREFDKDGQHRKHGEETKHWKEKDWKKDKDGRGDEGKSWKNRDGKKEWREKSEGKEWKDEKDRKKVKSEKVKEGKQWRGKGEDKDWRSGEKQRSKEEWKKTKDGYKEGRKDKEWKNKNDKDQGKEGRGRGERKQWEGSTERSGKEERKRLKEQEWKSKNGKHEKEWKRKDKRVEEEDWKKEKKHGGGGTKDKSKKNRVVDDHGHLYGERKPSHSHRKPSVGEAEYWVQQKDRLHHDPKPPQQCDSVEACAQRERLRPVPLAEFEAVLQTYLAKAQEAGVDRSKMEELQKLTPDFFRDGVFVHDKISFQDFVEDVGDILEDMVEVDEDGDEEDSAIEEEMEGFEQEVMKTFSVAGDKERRSKGEWRKESVPGRG, via the exons ATGTCTGGGGGCAACAGCTGGACCATCCTCACTTCTGAG GAGACTGTTGCTGAAACCCTGAAGCCTTTGACAGGGGGGGCGGACCAGCATGAAGAAAGCCAAACATCTGCAGCAG ATTGTGGGGAGGCCGCCCGGCCTGCTAACGGCGCTGAGTCTGCAGACGCTCTACATGTGGACGACTACCTT GTATCAGAGGAAAAACCAGCAGCGCTGAATGGAGACAGCACAGATCAACACACCACGGTCACCGACAGCCCCGTTCCGTCCTGTATTGAAGTGTCTGCCCGCCTGGTCCATTGTGACGATGAAGTCGGCGACACACAGGTCCCGTCTGACGACCAGGCCCAGTTCAGCCCCGACCCCGACTCGTTCTCCGACTCCTACACCCACGTCACCCCCTCCGCCGACGAGCCCCCGGCCTCGCCGCTCAGCACAGAGACTCTTGGAAGTGCAGAATTCTCCCAGGAGGAGGATAAACTCTCTCTGGAGGCAACGCTGCATCCGCTTAACGGGGAGAAGCTGCACCAAGACGAGGAGGAGTCAGACTCTTATTTAAGGACAACCGACTTAGGAAAACAGGCAG AACCCGCTGCAGACTCGGAGGCGGCGGATGAGAAGACGGGAGAGGAGGACGAGCCAGAGGTGAGGAAGCGAAGGTCTCTGTTAGCAGCTCTGGAGCAGATCGGACAGCGAGAGGAGGACGAGGTCGAGGAAGAGTTTCAGCTGCCGCAGCGAGAGGACGGCAGCGGCTTCTCTGTCAATAAATGCATCCTGGGCGCCGTGATCCTTCTGGGCCTGGGCACCATCTTTTTCTCAG AGAGCGACTATACCAGGGAGCTGAACGAGGCCGCGGCGGCAGGAAAGCAG GAATGGCTTAATCCCGAGGTTCCTCCAGACCCAGTAGGTGCTGACAGTTCAGCGCTCCTAAATAAGTTAGCCGAAGGGACTGAGCAGATTTCTGTGCTTCAAGCCCAACTTCAG GCCCAGAAAGATGAGCTAAAAGTAGCCATGGGACAAGCAGCAGAGGGAGCGAAGGAGCGGCTGCgctgggaggaggtggagaaggaaaACAGTAGGTTGAAGACAGAGGTGGCTTCTCTCCCTGTCCTTCTGaaagagaacgagaggatgaagaaggagctggagtCTATCCCGGCCCTACAGAAAGAAGTAGAAACTCTGAGATCCACTGTGACTGAATTAAAACTTTCTTCAG cagccccTCAAACAGAGCCCGATCCTGTGGAGCTGGCCACAGCCCCCCCTGGTGGCCAGCCAGAGGACAGCAAGCCTGAAACAGCTGGATCTGAGGGGAGACGGGATAGGAAGCAATGGGATGAAcggaaggagaagaaaaaagatccGAAGAGGGACAAACATGACACCGGTGAAGTGAAGGATtggaaagagagagataaaTCTGTTTggaaggaaggagagaagagGGAGCACAAAGACGGAGGAAAAACGGAGCGTAAGAAAGTAATACGCGAGTTCGACAAGGATGGTCAGCACAGGAAGCACGGTGAAGAGACGAAACACTGGAAGGAGAAGGACTGGAAGAAAGACAAGGATGGACGAGGGGATGAAGGAAAGTCCTGGAAGAACAGAGATGGGAAGAAAGAGTGGCGAGAGAAGAGTGAGGGCAAAGAATGGAAGGatgaaaaagacaggaaaaaggTGAAGTCTGAGAAAGTGAAGGAGGGAAAACAGTGGCGAGGGAAAGGAGAGGACAAAGACTGGAGGAgtggagagaagcagaggagcaAGGAGGAGTGGAAGAAAACTAAAGATGGCTACAAGGAGGGAAGGAAAGATAAGGAgtggaagaataaaaatgacaaagatcAGGggaaagaaggaagaggaaggggtGAGCGAAAGCAGTGGGAAGGAAGCACAGAAAGGTCAGgtaaggaggagaggaagcgcCTGAAAGAGCAGGAGTGGAAGAGCAAGAATGGAAAACATGAGAAGGAGTGGAAGAGGAAAGACAAGAGGGTTGAAGAAGAGGactggaagaaagagaagaagcacGGCGGAGGAGGGACGAAAGACAAATCGAAGAAGAACCGGGTCGTCGATGATCACGGGCATCTCTACGGAGAGCGCAAGCCGTCCCACTCGCACCGCAAGCCCTCGGTGGGCGAGGCCGAGTACTGGGTGCAGCAGAAGGACCGCCTCCACCACGACCCCAAGCCGCCGCAGCAGTGCGACTCGGTGGAGGCCTGCGCCCAGCGGGAGCGTCTGCGCCCCGTCCCCCTCGCCGAGTTCGAAGCCGTCCTCCAGACCTACCTGGCCAAGGCCCAGGAGGCCGGAGTGGACCGGTCCaagatggaggagctgcagaaactcaCCCCCGACTTCTTCCGGGACGGCGTCTTCGTTCACGACAAGATCAGCTTTCAGGACTTTGTGGAGGACGTCGGGGACATCCTGGAAGACATGGTGGAGGTGGACGAGGACGGCGACGAGGAGGACAGCGCCAtcgaggaggagatggaggggtTTGAACAGGAAGTCATGAAGACGTTTTCAGTGGCCGGAGACAAAGAGAGGCGGAGCAAAGGggagtggaggaaggagagcgTCCCGGGACGCGGCTGA
- the pbxip1b gene encoding pre-B-cell leukemia homeobox interacting protein 1b isoform X5, producing the protein MSGGNSWTILTSEETVAETLKPLTGGADQHEESQTSAADCGEAARPANGAESADALHVDDYLVSEEKPAALNGDSTDQHTTVTDSPVPSCIEVSARLVHCDDEVGDTQVPSDDQAQFSPDPDSFSDSYTHVTPSADEPPASPLSTETLGSAEFSQEEDKLSLEATLHPLNGEKLHQDEEESDSYLRTTDLGKQAEPAADSEAADEKTGEEDEPEVRKRRSLLAALEQIGQREEDEVEEEFQLPQREDGSGFSVNKCILGAVILLGLGTIFFSGVFMDLDEESDYTRELNEAAAAGKQEWLNPEVPPDPVGADSSALLNKLAEGTEQISVLQAQLQAQKDELKVAMGQAAEGAKERLRWEEVEKENTPQTEPDPVELATAPPGGQPEDSKPETAGSEGRRDRKQWDERKEKKKDPKRDKHDTGEVKDWKERDKSVWKEGEKREHKDGGKTERKKVIREFDKDGQHRKHGEETKHWKEKDWKKDKDGRGDEGKSWKNRDGKKEWREKSEGKEWKDEKDRKKVKSEKVKEGKQWRGKGEDKDWRSGEKQRSKEEWKKTKDGYKEGRKDKEWKNKNDKDQGKEGRGRGERKQWEGSTERSGKEERKRLKEQEWKSKNGKHEKEWKRKDKRVEEEDWKKEKKHGGGGTKDKSKKNRVVDDHGHLYGERKPSHSHRKPSVGEAEYWVQQKDRLHHDPKPPQQCDSVEACAQRERLRPVPLAEFEAVLQTYLAKAQEAGVDRSKMEELQKLTPDFFRDGVFVHDKISFQDFVEDVGDILEDMVEVDEDGDEEDSAIEEEMEGFEQEVMKTFSVAGDKERRSKGEWRKESVPGRG; encoded by the exons ATGTCTGGGGGCAACAGCTGGACCATCCTCACTTCTGAG GAGACTGTTGCTGAAACCCTGAAGCCTTTGACAGGGGGGGCGGACCAGCATGAAGAAAGCCAAACATCTGCAGCAG ATTGTGGGGAGGCCGCCCGGCCTGCTAACGGCGCTGAGTCTGCAGACGCTCTACATGTGGACGACTACCTT GTATCAGAGGAAAAACCAGCAGCGCTGAATGGAGACAGCACAGATCAACACACCACGGTCACCGACAGCCCCGTTCCGTCCTGTATTGAAGTGTCTGCCCGCCTGGTCCATTGTGACGATGAAGTCGGCGACACACAGGTCCCGTCTGACGACCAGGCCCAGTTCAGCCCCGACCCCGACTCGTTCTCCGACTCCTACACCCACGTCACCCCCTCCGCCGACGAGCCCCCGGCCTCGCCGCTCAGCACAGAGACTCTTGGAAGTGCAGAATTCTCCCAGGAGGAGGATAAACTCTCTCTGGAGGCAACGCTGCATCCGCTTAACGGGGAGAAGCTGCACCAAGACGAGGAGGAGTCAGACTCTTATTTAAGGACAACCGACTTAGGAAAACAGGCAG AACCCGCTGCAGACTCGGAGGCGGCGGATGAGAAGACGGGAGAGGAGGACGAGCCAGAGGTGAGGAAGCGAAGGTCTCTGTTAGCAGCTCTGGAGCAGATCGGACAGCGAGAGGAGGACGAGGTCGAGGAAGAGTTTCAGCTGCCGCAGCGAGAGGACGGCAGCGGCTTCTCTGTCAATAAATGCATCCTGGGCGCCGTGATCCTTCTGGGCCTGGGCACCATCTTTTTCTCAG GTGTCTTCATGGACCTGGATGAGG AGAGCGACTATACCAGGGAGCTGAACGAGGCCGCGGCGGCAGGAAAGCAG GAATGGCTTAATCCCGAGGTTCCTCCAGACCCAGTAGGTGCTGACAGTTCAGCGCTCCTAAATAAGTTAGCCGAAGGGACTGAGCAGATTTCTGTGCTTCAAGCCCAACTTCAG GCCCAGAAAGATGAGCTAAAAGTAGCCATGGGACAAGCAGCAGAGGGAGCGAAGGAGCGGCTGCgctgggaggaggtggagaaggaaaACA ccccTCAAACAGAGCCCGATCCTGTGGAGCTGGCCACAGCCCCCCCTGGTGGCCAGCCAGAGGACAGCAAGCCTGAAACAGCTGGATCTGAGGGGAGACGGGATAGGAAGCAATGGGATGAAcggaaggagaagaaaaaagatccGAAGAGGGACAAACATGACACCGGTGAAGTGAAGGATtggaaagagagagataaaTCTGTTTggaaggaaggagagaagagGGAGCACAAAGACGGAGGAAAAACGGAGCGTAAGAAAGTAATACGCGAGTTCGACAAGGATGGTCAGCACAGGAAGCACGGTGAAGAGACGAAACACTGGAAGGAGAAGGACTGGAAGAAAGACAAGGATGGACGAGGGGATGAAGGAAAGTCCTGGAAGAACAGAGATGGGAAGAAAGAGTGGCGAGAGAAGAGTGAGGGCAAAGAATGGAAGGatgaaaaagacaggaaaaaggTGAAGTCTGAGAAAGTGAAGGAGGGAAAACAGTGGCGAGGGAAAGGAGAGGACAAAGACTGGAGGAgtggagagaagcagaggagcaAGGAGGAGTGGAAGAAAACTAAAGATGGCTACAAGGAGGGAAGGAAAGATAAGGAgtggaagaataaaaatgacaaagatcAGGggaaagaaggaagaggaaggggtGAGCGAAAGCAGTGGGAAGGAAGCACAGAAAGGTCAGgtaaggaggagaggaagcgcCTGAAAGAGCAGGAGTGGAAGAGCAAGAATGGAAAACATGAGAAGGAGTGGAAGAGGAAAGACAAGAGGGTTGAAGAAGAGGactggaagaaagagaagaagcacGGCGGAGGAGGGACGAAAGACAAATCGAAGAAGAACCGGGTCGTCGATGATCACGGGCATCTCTACGGAGAGCGCAAGCCGTCCCACTCGCACCGCAAGCCCTCGGTGGGCGAGGCCGAGTACTGGGTGCAGCAGAAGGACCGCCTCCACCACGACCCCAAGCCGCCGCAGCAGTGCGACTCGGTGGAGGCCTGCGCCCAGCGGGAGCGTCTGCGCCCCGTCCCCCTCGCCGAGTTCGAAGCCGTCCTCCAGACCTACCTGGCCAAGGCCCAGGAGGCCGGAGTGGACCGGTCCaagatggaggagctgcagaaactcaCCCCCGACTTCTTCCGGGACGGCGTCTTCGTTCACGACAAGATCAGCTTTCAGGACTTTGTGGAGGACGTCGGGGACATCCTGGAAGACATGGTGGAGGTGGACGAGGACGGCGACGAGGAGGACAGCGCCAtcgaggaggagatggaggggtTTGAACAGGAAGTCATGAAGACGTTTTCAGTGGCCGGAGACAAAGAGAGGCGGAGCAAAGGggagtggaggaaggagagcgTCCCGGGACGCGGCTGA